AATACCGGAACAGAGTCATTTAGCCCTGTTCCGGTATGGATTGTAGACCAAGCAAATGATCTACGCGTTTATTTTACACTTTTCTCAAAACGCTCTAGTAGTTCGTTACTACGTGTCACCATGGTTTTTAGACCTTCCTCAGGAGTGACCTGACCGGAGAAGATCTTTTCCATTTCGCCATCTTCAATGTCACGAATTTGTGGCAAGAAGCCTAGGCGAATACCACGAGAGTTTTCGGTGGTGTTGGCGTCTAGCTGTTTAACGGCTACATCAGCACCTACGTTTTTCTCGTAAAAGCCAGAGGCTTTGGTGGCTTCGTAACCAGCGGTAGTGACAGGAACATATCCTGTGGCTTGGTGCCAAGCAGCAGCTTGCTCAGGACTAGAGATGTATTTAAAGAACTGGGTGATCCCTTTATAGACCTCATCCGATTTTTTTGCAAACACCCATAATGAGGCGCCACCAATGATGGAGTTCTGCGGTGCATTTGGCACGTCAGAGTAATAAGGCAAGGAGGTCGTACCAAATTCAAACTGACCCGTTTTGATGATATTGGCGCGGTTACCACTGGAGCCAGTAAACATGCCACATTTGCCTGCTGTAAATAGGGCATTAGGGGTGTCACCACGACCACCGTAGGTAAAGCTGCCGTCTTTAGCCATATCACTTAAGAAGGTAAGGTGCTTTACGAATAAAGGCTGATCAATTTGTAAACGTGCGTTTAAACCACCAAATCCATTGTCTTCACTGGCAAAAGGAACGTTATGCCAAGCGGCAAAGTTCTCAAGCAAAATCCAAGATGGCCATGACGAGGTGTAGCCACACTCGTAACCGGCTTCACGTACTTTTTTACCTGCAGCCGCTACCTCTTCCCACGTTTTAGGTGGGTTTTCTGGATCTAAACCTGCCTTTTTAAAGGCGTCTTTGTTGTAATACAATACGGCAGTGGAACTATTAAATGGCATAGAAACTAACTTGCCATCACTAGAGGAGTAGTAACCGCCTACCGCACCTAAAAAGGCTTTGGGGTCAATGGGGTTACCTACTTTTTCAGACATTTCCTGTACTGGCTGGATGGCGCCTTTAGCGTTCATCATGGTTGCCGTACCGACTTCGAAAACCTGTAGAATATCAGGAGCATTACCAGCGCGGAAAGCAGCAATACCTGCGTTCATGGACTCGCCGTAGTTACCTTTGTAGCTAGGTTTAACTACAAAGTCGGATTGGCTTTTGTTAAAGTTATCAACTAGCTCATTAACGCGATCGCCCAAGGCTCCTTCCATGGAATGCCAAAATTGGATGTCAGTTGCTGCTTGGGCTGAACCCATCATGGCCAAAACAGTAGCCAAAGATAAAGTAAATTGAGTAGCACGCATTTGCGTTCTCCTGGATGTGTGGTGAGTCATTAACACGTTTATGGATAAGTACGAAAAGTATATGACTTGTTTATGTCATTAGCGTGACTGTACTCAGTAAAACCTAGATTGGTCAATAACAGACAAAACTAAACACAAAGGCCAGGCCTTTTTAAACCGGATTACAATAGCTCTATGATTAATGAACAAAATACACTTACATTGGCGTTTATTGGTGGTGGCAATATGGCATCGGCCTTATCAGCTGGGCTGATTGGAAAGCGTTGCGCTGCTGATGAGGTCTTAGTTATTGACCCTAACGAGTCAGTTCGTCAAAAATGGCACCAGCAAGGAGCACGTGCGGCAGCTCAGATTGATGAGCAATTAGCTCAGCAGCGTATTTGGTTCTTTGCCGTTAAGCCGCAACAAATGAAAGCAGTGGTGCGTCAGTGTCAGCCATTTATTCAGCCTAACACCTTGATTATTAGTGTGGCTGCCGGTATTGCTGCCGATGATATTGCGCGTTGGTTAGGCCAAGAGGGGCAGCCGCATCAGCGTGTTATTCGCTGCATGCCTAATACGCCCGCTCTTATTGGATGTGGGGCGACAGGCTTAATGGCACTGGATGCTGTAGATGCGAATGATAAACGCATTGCAGAAATGGTATTTAAAACGGTGGGTGAGTTCGTCTGGGTTAAAGACGATCAGGCCATTGACGCCGTGACGGCATTATCTGGCAGTGGTCCAGCGTATGTCTTTTTGTTTTTAGAGGCGTTGATTCGAGGTGGCATAGAACAAGGTCTCAGTGCAGAGCAGGCTCGCAAGCTTGCTTTAGCAACCGTCAGTGGTGCAACTGAATTAGCGGCGCTTTCCCCGTTACCTTTGGAGCAATTACGCGCCAATGT
This Paenalcaligenes faecalis DNA region includes the following protein-coding sequences:
- the ugpB gene encoding sn-glycerol-3-phosphate ABC transporter substrate-binding protein UgpB, yielding MRATQFTLSLATVLAMMGSAQAATDIQFWHSMEGALGDRVNELVDNFNKSQSDFVVKPSYKGNYGESMNAGIAAFRAGNAPDILQVFEVGTATMMNAKGAIQPVQEMSEKVGNPIDPKAFLGAVGGYYSSSDGKLVSMPFNSSTAVLYYNKDAFKKAGLDPENPPKTWEEVAAAGKKVREAGYECGYTSSWPSWILLENFAAWHNVPFASEDNGFGGLNARLQIDQPLFVKHLTFLSDMAKDGSFTYGGRGDTPNALFTAGKCGMFTGSSGNRANIIKTGQFEFGTTSLPYYSDVPNAPQNSIIGGASLWVFAKKSDEVYKGITQFFKYISSPEQAAAWHQATGYVPVTTAGYEATKASGFYEKNVGADVAVKQLDANTTENSRGIRLGFLPQIRDIEDGEMEKIFSGQVTPEEGLKTMVTRSNELLERFEKSVK
- the proC gene encoding pyrroline-5-carboxylate reductase, translated to MINEQNTLTLAFIGGGNMASALSAGLIGKRCAADEVLVIDPNESVRQKWHQQGARAAAQIDEQLAQQRIWFFAVKPQQMKAVVRQCQPFIQPNTLIISVAAGIAADDIARWLGQEGQPHQRVIRCMPNTPALIGCGATGLMALDAVDANDKRIAEMVFKTVGEFVWVKDDQAIDAVTALSGSGPAYVFLFLEALIRGGIEQGLSAEQARKLALATVSGATELAALSPLPLEQLRANVTSEGGTTAAALHVFNQQHFTTIIQHAMQAAKDRAAELANEFS